DNA from Nocardioides yefusunii:
GGGCACCGTCCGGCCCACGACGAAGCAGGACGTCCTCCGCGGCTCGTACGTCGGCCACACGATGAGCGCTCACCATGCGCTCACGCTAACCGGACGCGCCGAGGAGGTCAGCGAGACAGGGGCCGCAGCACCCGCAGCGCACGGTCCAGGACCTCGATCATGGCGCGCAGTTGTTCGGCAGGAGCCAGGACGATCCTCACCAGCACGATCTCGTCGTTCATCCGACGCAGGGAGACGGCACTGCGGCGGTCGAGGAGGCATCGTCCACGTGCGGCAGGTTCGGCGTGGGCTCCGTGGACGGTGAGTCCCACGTCGTCGGGAGCTCCCGATCCGTCCCCGTCCCAGCGCCCCGGCCGGAACCCCGCTCCGTCGACGGCCGACTCCTGCAACCGGTCGACACCGAGGTTGCCCAGGATCCAGGCGAACTCCCGGGCCCCGTCGACCACGTCGGTGCGCGAGATCATCAGCCGAGCGCGCAGGGCCCTCGTCGCGTACAGAGCGGCACGAACGTCCATCACCCGCTCGGTCCCGGTGTAGGGCGGACCGGGCGCGTCCTCCATCCCAGTTCCGGGCAGCACTTCGAGACCGGCGACGGCCTCGTCGAGCGCTCCTGCGAGGTCGACCGGACGTGCGTGTTCGGCGTCCAGACCCACGAAGCAGGAGACCGCGTTGAGCATCGCCATGCCCAGGACGCCCCAGCCGAGGCCGACGACCTCCTCCGCCGTGCTGTCACCTGCCGGCACCGCGCGTTCGGAGGCCTCCTCGATCACACGGACCGTCAGCTCCTCCACCGCGTTGGGCACGTCGATCCGGCCGGCCTCGAGATCGGACTGCACCTCACGGACGTGAGCCACCGCCTGCCACAACTCGTGCACCACGCACCTCCGAGGCCTAGGACTGGCCCCGTCCGGAGCCCGGCACGGGGCGAACCCCGTCCTTCGATCCTGCACCAGCCCGCCGGAGGTGAACAGGCCCCTGACGAACCTCGTGCGGAGAGGTCAGCCTTCGAGAACGACCATCGCCTGGGACACCCCTGCGTCGTGCGTCAGCGAGAGATGAACACTGTTGACGCCGAGTTCGGCAGCGCGTGCGGCCACCGTCCCGCGCAACTCGAAGCGCGGCTGGCCAGACGGTTCGGTCACGACCTCGCAGTCGTGCCACTCCAACCCGGCAGGGGCACCCAACGCCTTGGCGAGTGCCTCCTTGGCCGCGAACCGGGCCGCCAGGGAGTGGATCGGACGCAGGACACCGTCACGCGTCGACTCGGCCTGGGTGAAGACCTTGTCGCGCAGCGCTGGGGTACGTTCCAACGACGCGCGGAACCGGTCGACGTCACAGACGTCGATGCCGATTCCGCGCACCGTCATGGAAGGAAGAGCCTCAGGACGTCACTCGACGGTGACGGACTTGGCGAGGTTGCGGGGCTGGTCGACGTCGTGACCCATCGCGGTGGCCAGTTCGCAGGCGAAGAGCTGCAGCGGGACGACGGCGACGAGCGGCTGGAGCAGCACCGGCACCTTGGGCAGACGGATGAACTCGTCGGCGTAGGGCGTGATCGCCTCGTCGTCGTGCTCGGCCAGGACGATGGTGGCCGCACCACGGGCACGGATCTCCTGGATCGCGGAGACCATCTTCTCGCGGAGCTGGTCGCGGCCCTTCGGCGGAACGATGCAGAAGACCGGGAGGCCCTCCTCGATCAGCGCGATCGGGCCGTGCTTGAGCTCACCGGCGGCGAAGCCCTCGGCGTGGATGTAGGCCAGCTCCTTGAGCTTCAGCGCACCCTCCAGCGCCACCGGGTAACCGGCGTGAC
Protein-coding regions in this window:
- a CDS encoding holo-ACP synthase, translating into MTVRGIGIDVCDVDRFRASLERTPALRDKVFTQAESTRDGVLRPIHSLAARFAAKEALAKALGAPAGLEWHDCEVVTEPSGQPRFELRGTVAARAAELGVNSVHLSLTHDAGVSQAMVVLEG